Proteins from one Microbacterium proteolyticum genomic window:
- a CDS encoding acetylornithine transaminase, whose amino-acid sequence MNADTTQESHGSRGPSWQEDAGRDLVRSFGDRMALFVRGEGAYVWDDGGKKYLDFLAGIAVDALGHAHPAFVEAVSTQAATLAHVSNYFATPPQLALAARLKRLAGTGESGRVYFANSGAEANEAAFKLARLHGRGTDRTRILTLQGGFHGRTMGALALTGKPALQADFLPMVPGVEHIEATVEALEAAVDERVAAFIVEPIQGEAGVVELPEGYLEAAREITARHGALLIVDEIQTGAGRTGAWFAFQHAGIVPDAITVAKGIGGGFPIGALITFGAASDLFFPGTHGSTFGGNALGTAVAGAVLQEIESAGLVDNAARREAQLREGIAGLASPLVAGVRGRGLLLGVALAHPVAKAVVAAAQEHGLIINAANDETIRLAPPLIIGDAEIAEFLALFRASLATVADALIIDESADRAAEGVPA is encoded by the coding sequence GTGAACGCGGACACGACACAGGAATCCCACGGCTCGCGCGGCCCGTCCTGGCAGGAGGATGCCGGGCGCGACCTCGTGCGCAGCTTCGGCGACCGCATGGCGCTGTTCGTGCGCGGTGAGGGTGCCTACGTCTGGGACGACGGCGGCAAGAAGTACCTCGACTTCCTCGCCGGCATCGCGGTCGACGCGCTCGGCCACGCCCATCCGGCGTTCGTCGAGGCGGTGTCGACGCAGGCGGCGACCCTCGCACACGTCTCCAACTACTTCGCCACGCCCCCGCAGTTGGCGCTCGCCGCGCGGCTGAAGCGACTCGCGGGCACCGGGGAGTCCGGCCGCGTGTACTTCGCCAACTCGGGCGCCGAAGCGAACGAGGCGGCGTTCAAGCTGGCCCGGCTGCACGGGCGCGGCACCGACCGCACCCGCATCCTGACGCTCCAGGGCGGTTTCCACGGACGCACCATGGGTGCTCTCGCGCTCACCGGCAAGCCCGCCCTCCAGGCCGACTTCCTGCCGATGGTGCCCGGCGTCGAGCACATCGAGGCGACGGTCGAAGCCCTCGAGGCGGCGGTCGACGAGCGCGTCGCCGCGTTCATCGTCGAGCCCATCCAGGGCGAGGCCGGTGTGGTCGAACTCCCCGAGGGGTACCTCGAGGCGGCGCGCGAGATCACGGCCCGCCACGGCGCGTTGCTGATCGTCGACGAGATCCAGACGGGCGCGGGTCGTACCGGTGCCTGGTTCGCCTTCCAGCACGCGGGAATCGTCCCGGATGCCATCACGGTCGCCAAGGGCATCGGCGGCGGGTTCCCGATCGGCGCGCTCATTACATTCGGGGCGGCCAGCGACCTGTTCTTCCCGGGCACCCACGGCTCGACGTTCGGCGGCAATGCGCTGGGAACCGCCGTCGCCGGTGCCGTCCTGCAGGAGATCGAGTCGGCCGGTCTCGTCGACAACGCCGCGCGGCGCGAAGCACAGCTCCGTGAGGGGATCGCGGGCCTGGCGTCGCCGCTGGTCGCCGGCGTGCGCGGACGCGGGCTGCTGCTCGGCGTCGCGCTGGCCCACCCGGTCGCGAAGGCCGTCGTGGCGGCTGCGCAGGAGCACGGGCTGATCATCAACGCCGCCAATGACGAGACCATCCGTCTCGCCCCGCCGCTGATCATCGGGGATGCCGAGATCGCGGAGTTCCTCGCGCTGTTCCGCGCGTCGTTGGCCACGGTGGCCGACGCCCTCATCATCGACGAGTCCGCCGATCGGGCGGCCGAAGGAGTACCCGCGTGA